The proteins below come from a single Erysipelothrix piscisicarius genomic window:
- the gatC gene encoding Asp-tRNA(Asn)/Glu-tRNA(Gln) amidotransferase subunit GatC, giving the protein MKKLDKELIEKFASDLMFRLTDEELEMVEANAHVFERYIDKIQAIDTEGVEVMSYPFEMETTWLREDEPNHVIDQSLAFENAPRVEGDYFEIVKVVNK; this is encoded by the coding sequence ATGAAAAAGTTAGATAAAGAGCTTATTGAAAAATTTGCTTCCGACTTGATGTTTCGTCTAACCGATGAAGAACTTGAGATGGTTGAAGCAAATGCTCATGTATTTGAGCGTTATATTGATAAAATTCAGGCAATCGATACTGAAGGTGTCGAAGTGATGTCTTATCCTTTTGAAATGGAAACGACCTGGCTTCGTGAGGATGAACCCAATCATGTTATTGATCAATCCCTTGCATTTGAAAATGCACCGCGGGTTGAGGGGGATTACTTTGAAATTGTAAAGGTGGTTAACAAATGA
- a CDS encoding CamS family sex pheromone protein gives MKMKKIMIVSLVGLLLISGCARQETKPETNKENISVIQGGKGEYSILTPFKTSPLRQNYGTNFREVDMIEIGRRLQDKSKDHFNPANFNISEGSIINDDHYDQLLRHESKNYPYGLNPGDGTEFVEKGRKIQTPTFVRDVVEVNFHSGNDINKIDGVGIALVMKRVQTEAGTGLPVRLSDETLYEIARTSIGNRLISYLRTIEGMSDVPIYLVLYAQESDTDSLPGKYLPGRVIGEGYFESRGGQFEQTNEKWTLLGTSEASEEYPETSDDFSVFKREVVDFMNDESIGVTGKMFVVDKKVQQLDIDLTTGAKTYLEIYGLAQYVSERISAFSDIQAPITVNIKVYQNTRMIVRKEPGNNKPIITVT, from the coding sequence ATGAAAATGAAAAAAATAATGATTGTTAGTCTGGTGGGACTCTTATTGATATCAGGATGTGCACGCCAAGAGACCAAGCCGGAAACAAATAAAGAAAATATTTCGGTTATTCAAGGTGGTAAAGGAGAATATTCAATCCTTACACCGTTTAAAACGTCGCCTTTGCGACAAAATTATGGCACAAACTTTAGAGAAGTGGACATGATTGAAATTGGACGGCGACTTCAAGATAAGTCAAAAGATCATTTTAATCCTGCCAACTTCAATATTTCAGAAGGGTCAATTATTAACGATGACCATTATGATCAACTGCTCCGTCATGAATCGAAGAATTATCCGTATGGTTTAAATCCGGGAGATGGAACGGAGTTTGTGGAAAAAGGACGTAAAATTCAAACACCAACATTTGTACGTGATGTCGTAGAGGTAAATTTCCATTCAGGTAATGATATCAATAAAATTGATGGTGTGGGGATTGCACTCGTCATGAAACGTGTACAAACCGAGGCGGGGACGGGACTCCCTGTTCGCTTATCGGATGAAACGCTTTATGAAATTGCAAGAACTTCGATTGGAAATCGACTCATCTCCTATTTACGTACGATTGAAGGGATGAGTGATGTACCCATTTACCTTGTGCTTTACGCACAAGAAAGTGATACAGACTCATTGCCAGGGAAATATTTACCTGGACGTGTCATTGGCGAGGGATATTTTGAATCGCGTGGTGGTCAATTTGAACAAACCAATGAAAAATGGACGCTCCTTGGGACGTCAGAAGCATCTGAAGAATATCCAGAAACCTCTGATGATTTCTCCGTATTTAAACGTGAAGTTGTTGACTTTATGAATGACGAAAGTATTGGTGTAACCGGTAAGATGTTTGTGGTTGATAAAAAAGTTCAACAACTTGATATTGACTTAACAACAGGTGCAAAGACTTATCTTGAGATTTATGGACTTGCGCAATATGTGTCCGAGCGGATCAGCGCATTTTCAGACATTCAAGCGCCCATAACCGTAAATATCAAAGTCTATCAAAATACACGAATGATTGTTCGTAAAGAACCTGGGAATAACAAACCCATTATTACAGTAACTTAG
- the ligA gene encoding NAD-dependent DNA ligase LigA codes for MIKERILALRKQLHQYNYEYHVLDQPTISDVEYDQLLLELNELEAQHPEFFDVNSPTQKVGGAVSDRFSKVTHRFPMFSLGNAFSRADLEAFDERLRTQFPTVSYVVELKIDGLAMSVDYEDGMFTQAVTRGDGTAGEDVTQNIRVIDSIPLKLNVDEDVTVRGEVFMPVKSFTRVNESRKENNEVVFANCRNAAAGTIRQLDSKVVANRGLDGFWYTLVNAKELGITSQFDSLTYLKQIGFKVNPEIRLCHTMDSVWERIEDIEQMRASLPYDIDGVVIKVNDFAMQEELGFTVKTPRWAIAYKFKAEEVKSRVEDIFVTVGRTGKITPNAKLTPVQISGSLVSYATLHNEDYIMNKDIRVGDEVVVRKAGEIIPEIVSVDVTHRTDVIQPYQFPEVCPVCMGHLVRFEGEADHYCVNVDCSAKISEALVHFASRDAMNIDTLGERRVYQLHDANLLKTITDIYTLHEHKDVLEKLEKLGPKSTEKLLEAIENSKNNSVEKLIFGLGIRHVGAKTSNVLAAHYKNIASLMNATYDELIEIDEIGGVIAQSVVSFFEIDHNRELIEDLLERGVNGNYNHVVTSNKFEGMKFVLTGTLQTMGRTDAKKIIESFGGSVSGSVSSKTDVVVYGESAGSKLTKAQSLGVKTWTEEEFLNEVNS; via the coding sequence ATGATTAAAGAACGGATTTTAGCGTTACGAAAACAACTCCATCAGTATAATTACGAGTATCATGTTTTGGATCAACCAACAATTTCAGATGTCGAGTATGACCAACTGTTACTTGAATTAAACGAGTTGGAAGCACAACATCCTGAGTTTTTTGATGTTAATTCACCGACCCAAAAAGTTGGGGGTGCGGTTTCGGATCGTTTCTCAAAAGTAACGCATCGATTTCCAATGTTTTCATTGGGGAATGCGTTTTCGCGTGCTGATTTAGAAGCCTTTGATGAGCGTTTGCGTACTCAATTTCCGACTGTCTCATATGTTGTGGAATTAAAAATCGATGGACTTGCGATGTCCGTTGATTATGAAGATGGAATGTTTACACAAGCTGTGACGCGGGGCGATGGAACCGCCGGAGAAGATGTGACACAAAACATTCGTGTGATTGATTCCATACCACTTAAGCTTAATGTTGATGAAGATGTTACCGTTCGTGGTGAGGTGTTTATGCCCGTTAAATCGTTTACCCGGGTTAATGAATCGCGAAAAGAAAACAATGAGGTGGTTTTTGCGAATTGTCGAAATGCAGCGGCAGGGACAATTCGTCAATTAGACTCGAAAGTTGTGGCGAACCGAGGTCTTGATGGTTTTTGGTATACTTTGGTCAATGCAAAAGAATTAGGGATTACAAGTCAATTTGATTCGCTTACGTATTTAAAACAAATTGGATTTAAAGTAAATCCGGAAATCCGCTTATGCCATACCATGGATTCCGTTTGGGAACGCATTGAAGACATCGAACAAATGCGTGCATCCTTGCCTTATGATATTGATGGTGTCGTAATTAAGGTAAATGACTTTGCGATGCAGGAAGAACTTGGATTTACCGTTAAAACGCCAAGGTGGGCGATTGCTTACAAATTTAAGGCAGAAGAAGTGAAAAGTCGTGTTGAAGATATCTTTGTGACAGTGGGGCGTACAGGGAAAATTACGCCCAATGCGAAACTCACTCCGGTTCAGATTTCAGGATCGCTTGTAAGTTACGCAACCCTTCATAATGAGGATTACATTATGAACAAAGACATTCGTGTTGGTGATGAGGTTGTTGTGCGTAAAGCGGGTGAGATTATTCCGGAAATTGTTTCAGTTGATGTAACGCATCGAACGGATGTAATTCAGCCTTATCAGTTTCCTGAAGTATGTCCTGTATGTATGGGGCATTTAGTTCGATTTGAAGGAGAAGCAGATCATTATTGTGTGAATGTTGATTGTTCTGCGAAAATATCTGAGGCACTCGTTCATTTTGCGTCAAGAGATGCTATGAACATCGATACCTTAGGGGAGCGTCGTGTCTATCAATTGCATGATGCGAACTTGCTTAAAACGATCACTGATATCTATACCTTACATGAACATAAAGATGTTCTTGAGAAACTTGAGAAGCTGGGACCTAAAAGCACAGAAAAATTACTTGAGGCAATTGAAAACAGTAAAAACAATTCGGTAGAGAAGTTAATCTTTGGACTTGGTATTCGACATGTTGGTGCGAAAACATCCAATGTTCTCGCCGCTCACTACAAAAACATTGCTTCACTGATGAACGCAACGTATGATGAACTCATTGAAATTGATGAGATTGGTGGCGTAATTGCTCAGTCTGTTGTTTCATTCTTTGAAATTGATCATAATCGAGAATTAATTGAAGATTTACTTGAACGTGGCGTCAATGGGAATTACAATCATGTAGTAACTTCAAATAAATTTGAAGGCATGAAGTTTGTTCTTACTGGAACATTGCAAACCATGGGGCGAACCGATGCCAAGAAAATCATTGAATCGTTTGGTGGTAGTGTATCAGGCAGTGTAAGCAGTAAGACGGATGTTGTTGTATATGGTGAAAGTGCCGGATCAAAACTGACGAAAGCTCAATCATTGGGCGTTAAAACATGGACAGAAGAAGAATTCTTGAATGAGGTGAACTCATGA
- a CDS encoding amidase family protein, with protein sequence MSKSIDEIIGNLKKENERLNAIVSFVDPNEAKAGLISGWDLALKDNINMEGTLTTASCKLLSNHQSIYNAHVVDRLLDEGAVIVAKTSMDELGMGGTNLSAITGPVFNPYDTSRISGGSSGGSAALVGAKAVRAALGSDTGDSVRKPAAYCGAVGVKPTYGRISRYGVIPYASSLDHVGYFTQNVADAARLLEVLAGRDDRDMTSSMEPVEPYSQLLDMDLNGKRIGIFKTVEDPIENEAVKASFGRFKEALVSQGAVLVEKTIDKTLMRTMLPVYSVISNSEAVANHANLDGVRFGLSQEGDSLEEIMKNTRTNGFSSLIKRRFIFGAFALDDANQKEVFDQAKKVRRLLVDAYASCFEDVDIMVTLASGTVAPTVENQPMDELSDAYLIGENHMVINNFSGYPSMTLPLDLVDGLPVGINISTQPFTEAKMFAYGQAFEALINWKGAF encoded by the coding sequence ATGAGTAAATCAATCGATGAAATAATCGGCAATTTAAAAAAAGAAAATGAGCGTCTTAACGCGATTGTCAGTTTTGTAGATCCAAATGAAGCTAAAGCTGGTTTGATATCTGGATGGGATCTTGCTTTAAAAGATAATATTAATATGGAAGGAACGCTTACAACCGCTAGCTGTAAGTTGCTTTCAAACCATCAATCGATTTACAACGCACATGTTGTAGATCGCCTCTTAGATGAAGGTGCTGTTATTGTGGCGAAGACATCGATGGATGAGTTGGGGATGGGTGGTACAAATCTTTCTGCCATTACAGGACCCGTATTCAATCCATACGACACTTCACGAATATCAGGAGGGTCTTCAGGTGGTTCTGCGGCGCTTGTAGGTGCGAAAGCTGTTCGCGCTGCATTAGGAAGCGATACTGGCGATAGTGTTCGTAAACCTGCTGCATATTGTGGCGCTGTAGGGGTAAAGCCAACATATGGCCGAATTTCTCGCTATGGTGTGATTCCTTATGCGTCTTCCCTTGATCACGTGGGTTATTTCACCCAAAATGTAGCGGATGCAGCACGCCTTCTCGAAGTGCTTGCTGGACGTGATGATCGTGATATGACCAGTTCCATGGAGCCGGTTGAACCGTATTCACAACTTCTTGATATGGATTTAAACGGAAAACGCATTGGTATTTTTAAAACAGTTGAAGATCCAATCGAAAATGAAGCTGTTAAAGCATCATTTGGTCGTTTTAAGGAAGCACTTGTATCACAAGGCGCAGTTTTGGTTGAAAAAACAATCGATAAAACATTAATGCGTACAATGCTTCCGGTTTACAGTGTAATTTCAAATTCAGAAGCTGTAGCAAATCATGCGAATCTCGATGGTGTGCGTTTTGGGTTATCGCAAGAGGGTGATTCACTTGAAGAGATTATGAAGAATACACGTACAAATGGATTTAGCTCACTTATTAAACGTCGCTTTATCTTTGGTGCCTTCGCATTAGATGATGCAAATCAAAAAGAAGTGTTTGACCAAGCGAAGAAAGTTCGTCGTTTATTAGTCGATGCTTATGCATCTTGTTTCGAAGATGTTGATATCATGGTTACATTAGCTTCAGGAACGGTTGCTCCAACGGTTGAGAATCAACCTATGGATGAATTATCCGATGCTTATCTGATTGGGGAAAACCATATGGTCATTAATAACTTTAGTGGTTACCCAAGTATGACGTTACCACTTGATCTTGTGGATGGACTTCCTGTTGGAATCAATATTTCGACACAACCCTTTACGGAAGCGAAAATGTTTGCATATGGACAAGCGTTTGAGGCATTAATTAACTGGAAGGGAGCATTTTAA
- a CDS encoding ATP-dependent helicase, with translation MDYIQGLNKEQKEAVLTKAKHVRVIAGAGSGKTRVLTTRIVHLITDLGYYPSKICAITFTNKAANEMKGRMEAMLPEAIRVHTSTIHSLCVRIIREEYEALNLVRNFTILDTSDQQAVMREAYKQFDYDRKDISFREALTYISNNKFAGVDVAQAERMAGSNYHEQKKVNLYLFYVNRLHELFALDFDDLLLEVNRLFKENLEVRDKWRRRFDVVLVDEFQDVDHVQYGIVDALVGDENQLYVVGDPDQTIYTWRGANVDFIIDFNKKYPDSETITLNQNYRSTQHILDSANTLIKNNKNRPDKALYANKESEFPVQYATLDDGDAEAFWVANRMLELHDEGHSYLDMAVLYRSNYLSRALEKVLMARRIPYVIYGGLRFYDQAEIKDMMSYLRMITHGDDLALRRSIAMPRRGIGEKTLDTIMFQARERGMTMYESMLYDVHHQQATPKIRNYVMMIEDFREMAQEASIETIMQYVLKRSGLREHFEKIQELERVESLKELIGDALTFQENYENPSLEEYIQMVSLYGDKSEVVEGEYVRLMTVHAAKGLEFENVFIMGLVDNIFPNKNSIQEGSGGIQEERRLMYVAITRAKERLFLSNNIGYNFVAGGYARASRFIKEMHLDEKPSRLETTPTITRSEVQDTISSFEKAEGLTKLKKKIKFKSGDQVVHDDFGEGIVIRVEDDTIKIAFNFPHGTKVISRKYAGIRLKGDMS, from the coding sequence ATGGATTATATTCAAGGATTAAATAAAGAACAAAAAGAAGCAGTATTAACAAAAGCAAAACATGTGCGTGTTATAGCGGGAGCTGGAAGTGGTAAGACTCGAGTTCTTACAACCCGCATCGTGCATCTCATCACAGATCTTGGATATTATCCATCTAAAATCTGTGCAATTACATTTACGAATAAAGCGGCGAATGAAATGAAAGGGCGTATGGAAGCGATGTTGCCCGAAGCAATTCGTGTTCATACATCAACCATTCACTCATTATGTGTGCGTATTATTCGTGAAGAGTATGAAGCGTTAAATTTAGTTCGCAATTTTACAATCTTGGACACTTCCGATCAACAAGCAGTGATGCGTGAAGCATATAAACAATTTGACTATGATCGTAAAGATATTTCATTCCGAGAGGCATTGACCTATATTTCAAATAATAAATTTGCAGGCGTTGATGTTGCGCAAGCGGAACGTATGGCGGGATCGAATTATCACGAACAGAAAAAAGTGAATTTATATCTTTTTTATGTGAATCGTTTGCATGAACTTTTTGCTTTAGACTTTGATGACCTACTTTTAGAAGTGAATCGTTTGTTTAAAGAGAATCTTGAAGTTCGTGATAAATGGCGTCGTCGCTTTGATGTGGTTTTAGTTGATGAGTTTCAAGATGTGGATCATGTTCAGTATGGAATTGTGGATGCACTTGTTGGTGATGAGAACCAACTTTATGTGGTTGGAGATCCTGATCAAACAATCTATACCTGGCGTGGAGCCAATGTTGATTTTATTATCGATTTTAATAAGAAATATCCCGATTCAGAAACGATTACCCTAAATCAAAACTATCGCTCGACGCAACACATTCTCGATAGCGCAAATACATTAATAAAAAATAATAAAAATCGTCCTGATAAAGCACTTTATGCAAATAAAGAAAGTGAATTTCCGGTACAGTATGCAACATTGGATGACGGTGATGCCGAAGCGTTTTGGGTTGCGAATCGGATGTTGGAGCTACACGATGAAGGGCATTCTTACTTAGATATGGCTGTTTTGTATCGTTCGAATTACTTATCGCGTGCACTTGAGAAAGTCTTGATGGCGCGTCGAATCCCTTATGTTATTTATGGTGGTTTACGATTCTACGACCAAGCTGAAATTAAAGACATGATGAGTTATTTACGGATGATTACACATGGTGATGATTTGGCCTTGCGAAGAAGTATCGCAATGCCTCGTCGTGGTATTGGTGAAAAAACGTTGGATACCATTATGTTTCAGGCAAGAGAACGTGGTATGACGATGTATGAGAGCATGCTCTATGATGTTCATCATCAGCAAGCAACGCCCAAGATACGAAACTATGTCATGATGATTGAAGATTTTCGCGAAATGGCCCAAGAGGCATCAATTGAAACGATTATGCAATATGTATTAAAACGAAGTGGACTTCGTGAACATTTCGAAAAAATTCAAGAACTGGAGCGCGTTGAAAGCCTCAAAGAATTAATTGGGGATGCACTAACGTTCCAAGAAAATTATGAAAATCCGAGTTTAGAAGAATACATTCAGATGGTGAGTCTCTATGGTGATAAAAGCGAAGTGGTGGAGGGCGAGTATGTCCGTCTCATGACCGTTCATGCAGCCAAGGGACTGGAGTTTGAGAACGTCTTTATTATGGGGCTCGTGGATAATATTTTCCCAAATAAAAACAGCATTCAAGAAGGTTCTGGAGGAATCCAAGAAGAACGCCGATTAATGTATGTTGCAATTACACGTGCGAAAGAACGGCTGTTCCTTTCAAATAATATTGGATACAACTTTGTTGCGGGAGGGTACGCGCGAGCTTCTCGATTTATTAAAGAAATGCACTTAGATGAAAAACCTTCACGATTGGAAACGACGCCAACCATAACGCGTAGTGAAGTTCAAGATACAATCAGTTCGTTTGAAAAAGCAGAGGGTCTTACGAAGTTAAAGAAAAAAATCAAATTTAAAAGTGGAGACCAGGTTGTTCATGATGACTTTGGCGAAGGCATCGTAATTCGTGTTGAGGATGATACGATTAAAATCGCCTTTAACTTCCCACATGGTACGAAAGTGATTTCAAGAAAATATGCAGGCATTCGATTGAAGGGAGATATGTCATGA